One Pseudodesulfovibrio cashew DNA window includes the following coding sequences:
- a CDS encoding DctP family TRAP transporter solute-binding subunit has product MSNFKQMIKNVGVLAAVFVLMMAVSASAAGFKKEYKMQVTVGPKLYWGMGATKFAELVKEKTNGQINVKPYFGSALLKGAQLKSSQMVAKGVIDCALDSTINISPVIPEANIFHLPFFLNDFENLDKVKNGEAGKAVFDAMRAKRLEPLAWAENGFRQLTNSKVAVKTPADMKGLRIRVVGNPLFIDTFRALGADPVNMNWGDAVAGFQQGVVDGQENPVGVLIPIQIYQYHKYVSMWNYLVDPLIIYWNQREWNAFPKDIQAAILEAAQEAGRFEIALSRAGLDGDTSLNILKNEFNYTMEVPDPIAFMKSKGMEVHMLTDEEREAFAAATRSVYDKWIKEIGPEVYEKAKADIAK; this is encoded by the coding sequence ATGTCTAATTTCAAACAAATGATTAAGAATGTGGGCGTGCTCGCGGCGGTGTTCGTCCTGATGATGGCAGTGTCTGCCAGTGCCGCTGGATTCAAAAAAGAATACAAAATGCAGGTGACGGTCGGCCCGAAGCTCTACTGGGGCATGGGAGCCACCAAGTTCGCCGAACTGGTCAAGGAAAAGACCAACGGCCAGATCAACGTCAAACCGTACTTCGGGTCCGCTCTGCTCAAGGGCGCCCAGCTGAAGAGCTCGCAGATGGTGGCCAAGGGCGTCATCGACTGCGCCCTGGATTCCACCATCAATATCAGCCCGGTCATCCCCGAAGCCAACATCTTTCATCTTCCGTTCTTCCTGAATGATTTCGAGAATCTGGACAAGGTGAAGAACGGTGAAGCCGGCAAGGCCGTCTTTGACGCCATGAGGGCCAAGCGCCTCGAGCCCCTGGCCTGGGCCGAAAACGGTTTCCGCCAGCTGACCAACTCCAAGGTCGCGGTCAAGACTCCCGCCGACATGAAGGGCCTGCGCATTCGCGTGGTCGGCAACCCGCTGTTCATCGACACCTTCCGCGCTCTCGGCGCCGATCCGGTCAACATGAACTGGGGCGACGCCGTCGCCGGATTCCAGCAGGGCGTGGTCGACGGACAGGAGAACCCCGTCGGCGTCCTGATCCCCATCCAGATCTACCAGTACCACAAGTACGTTTCCATGTGGAACTACCTGGTCGATCCCCTCATCATCTACTGGAACCAGCGGGAATGGAACGCCTTCCCCAAGGACATCCAGGCGGCGATCCTCGAGGCCGCACAGGAAGCCGGCCGTTTCGAGATTGCCCTGAGCCGGGCTGGCCTGGACGGCGACACCTCCCTCAACATCCTCAAGAACGAGTTCAACTACACCATGGAAGTCCCCGACCCCATTGCCTTCATGAAGAGCAAGGGGATGGAAGTCCACATGCTTACCGACGAAGAACGGGAAGCCTTCGCCGCGGCCACGCGCTCCGTCTACGACAAGTGGATCAAGGAGATCGGGCCCGAGGTCTACGAGAAGGCCAAGGCTGACATCGCCAAGTAA